One stretch of Bacteroidia bacterium DNA includes these proteins:
- a CDS encoding phage virion morphogenesis protein encodes MKNKSKIQIPDFHKMAEAALRQIPHNIGQMALSHFKDLFRKQGFTDFAFVPWAKRMDVMNHPMLRKSNALMEDLKVTEQTMQRIKIETNLPYAAIHNNGGKFSILITDKMRKYFWAMYRQTGQERFKFMAITKKKRLPIRIPERRFIGDSKVLNDNIDKYLATLLVKTFNNG; translated from the coding sequence ATGAAAAACAAAAGCAAAATACAAATTCCCGATTTCCACAAAATGGCAGAAGCTGCACTAAGGCAGATACCGCACAATATCGGGCAAATGGCATTGAGCCACTTCAAAGACTTGTTCCGCAAGCAGGGATTTACCGACTTTGCTTTTGTGCCCTGGGCTAAGCGCATGGACGTCATGAACCACCCCATGCTGAGAAAGTCAAACGCCCTTATGGAAGACCTGAAAGTAACGGAGCAAACCATGCAGCGAATAAAAATAGAAACCAACCTACCTTATGCAGCCATACATAATAACGGAGGCAAGTTTTCTATACTGATAACCGATAAAATGCGTAAATACTTTTGGGCGATGTACAGGCAGACTGGGCAGGAGCGGTTTAAATTTATGGCGATAACCAAAAAGAAAAGGCTGCCCATAAGGATACCCGAACGCAGGTTTATAGGAGATAGTAAAGTCCTGAATGACAACATAGACAAATACTTAGCAACACTATTAGTAAAAACTTTTAACAATGGATAA